The Flavobacteriales bacterium genome contains the following window.
AAGGACGCGACTTCCACGCTGTCCTCGTGCACGCAGCCGTACTGGTCCCAAACCTGGAACCCATAGTAGGTGGTGTCCTCGTACCCACCGGGATGGATCAGGTATTCACTCTGCCCGTCCCCACCGGTGGACCATAGATAGGCCGTTCCGTCGAAGGGAATGGTGAGCACAATGGCGGAGTTCGGGCAGGCCACCATACTGTACCCGAGGTCCTGCGGCGGCGCTGCGATAACCTCGACGGTGTCACTGCCCACACAATTGTTGTAGGTCACCGTTACCCAGTAGTCGCCGGGCTGATCGACAGTGATGATCGGATCAGTACTTCCGTTGCTCCAGAGGTAAGTGGCGCCCGCCGCCAACGTCGCGTCGACAGTGGTCGACGAATCCGGGCAAATGGCGCCGGAGGTAACGGCCGTCACCAGCACGGTATCGACCAGCACGATGGGAATGCTCACGACATCATCGTTGCCGCAAGCGAGGTCTATTACCGTTAGTTCGATGGTGTACAAGCCGGCCGCGGCGTAGGTGTGCACCACGTTCGTATCCGTGAGGATGGTCCCATCGCCCATGTCCCATGTGAAACTGATGCTATCACCGGTGCTCAGGTTCAGGGTCTGCACCGCAAGCAGATCGCAGTTACCGACCTGGTCCGCGGTGAACGCAGCAACGACCGGCGTCAGCGGATCGAGCGTTAAGCTGAAAGTCGCGGTATCATTGGGGAAACAGCCCGGATCCGAGATCGCGACCAAGGTCACTTCGTAGGTACCAGGCGTGCTGTAGGTGTGGGTGATGCTGGTGTCGGTGTAGGTGGTCCCATCGCCCATGTCCCACAGGAACGAAAGGAAGGTGCCGGTACTGGTGTTCGTGGCGCTGACGATGGCCTGCCCGCAATCGATGATCTGCTGTGCAACGAATTGTGCGTCCGGCGGCAGCACTGGCAGGATGTCCACCACGAACGTGGTCGTATCGGCGGTGGGACATGCGAGCGTATCGGTAGCGATGAGCGTGATGGTGTATTGGCCGGGTGCCGCATAGACGTGGCTGGTGACGTCGGTCGTCGCGTAAACGGCACCATCGCCCATGTCCCACTGGTACGAAGGCGCGGGACCTACGCTCTGGTTCACGCAATCGACCGTGGACTGGTTGCAATCCGGCACTTGAAGTGCTGTGAAAGCCGCGGACAGAGGCGGTGATGGAGAGAATGTCACCTGCACGACCATAGTGTCGTTCGGCACGCAACCGAGCGAATCGCTCACGATCAACTGCACATCGTAGGTCCCCGTGCTGGCGTATGCATGGACCACGTCCGGTACGTTCAGGTATGCGTTCCCATCGCCCATCTCCCAGTCGAACACCATGTTGGAACCGGTGCTGTTGTTGGTCGTTTGCACGCTGTTCGATGAGCAATCGGAAAAGGACGCCAGCGTGAAATCCGCAACGATCGGCTGCGGTAACAGGAAGACCTGCGTAATGGACATGGTGTCCGGCGGATAACAACCGAGCGAATCCGTAACGGTGAGGAGCACGGTATAGGTACCCGGTGCCGCATAAGTGTGCACCACACTGGTGTCGTTGTAGAGCGTCCCATCGCCCATGTCCCACTCGAAGATCAGGTTGGTGCCCTGGCTCAGGTTGGTGGTCTGCACGGCCGGGTTGATGCAGTCGGGCACGCTGATGAGCGTGAAGTCGGCCTGCGGAGGGAGCAGCGAATCGACCACAACGGTCATGCTCATCGTATCCACCAGGTTGCAGGCCAGCGGGTCGCTTGCAATAAGCGTAACGATGTATGTGCCGGGTGTGGTGTAAGCATGGAACGGAACGAAGGGCATCTGATAAACGACCCCGTCGCCCATGTCCCATTCAGAGGTCACGAACTGACCAGTGCTCAGGTTCGTGGTGCTTACGATGGTGCCCACGCACGAAGGGGTCACCTGCATCGTGAAATCCGCGACCACCACCGATGGTGCCGGGATGTTCACGAGTATGGTAACGGAGTCCGGAGCACTGCAACCACTGGGGTCGTAAGCGAGCAGTTCCACGAAATACACCCCCGGAGCAGCGTAGGTATGCACCACATTGGTATCCGTGTACTGGGTGCCATCACCCATGCTCCATACAAAGGAGATGGGGTTGCCGGTGCTAAGGTTGATGGTTGCCACCTGTGGCAACGTGCAATCCGGCCCGGTCTGCCACAGGAAATTGGCATCGATGGTTGTTCCGCCCCCGACTACCACGGTCAACTGGGTGGTGTCGGAACCGTTGCAGCTGCCCGGATCGTAGGCTATGAGCGTTACGGTGTAGTTGCCCGGAGCCGTGTACAAATGCGCGGGGGAGTTCGTAAGGTCCAATGGGCTTCCATCCCCGAAATCCCATTCCCACGCCGTGCCCGTCCCCGTGTTGGTGAACTGCACGTTCAAGGGGGCGCATCCCGAGGTCGGCGCAGCAGTGGCACCCGCCAGTACCGATTGCCCACCTACCAAGGTCACCACCACCTGGGCCGTATCGCTTGTACCGCAACCCTGCGCGCCGGCCGTAAGCGTCACCGTGTAGGTGCCGGGTGCAGGGTACGTGTAGGTAACATCAGTGCCTGTCAGCACGGTTCCATCGCCCATGTCCCAGGAAAAAGGGCCTCCACCCAGGGTAGTATTGTTGGATGAGACCGACAGCCCGCAAGGTGGCACGTTCATCGTGAAGGCGGCTTGTGGGGCCGTGGCAAGGAAGAGCTGCACATCATCAACGATGAGCTCCGAACAGGAGGAGCACATGTGGCCCCAATTCGTGAACTTGATGGTGTGGGAGGTATTGGCCGCCACGAACGTGATAACGTAACGCCGACCTATCTCACCGGGCGATGTGCCGTTGCAACGCAGGAACATATTGCCGAACCCGATGTCCAATCCGAAGATCCCGTCCAGGAAAAATGCTCCAAAATCCTCGCCCCCTGCCCAGAACTCGAGCACATAGGTTGAGCCAACGGTAAGGCCGTTCACGGTCTGCTCAAGGCTGACCCCCGTGGTGCCGCCATAGCCGCCCGAATTGTTGTTCGGGTAGCCCGCGGGAATACCGATGACCACACATCCGCTGTCCGCAACACAGCTCGTGTCGTTGACAATGGGCGTGCACACCTCGCAGAAGGAATTGCCCAAATAGGCAGCAGTGACCCCCTCCACAATGGTCGAGAAGCTGTTGTCCACGGTCTGTGAATAGGTGTTCACGTCGCCACCTGTGCAGAGCCAGTTGGTGATGTCGCACGAGTAGTTGAAGGAGTTGGGGCAGATATAATTACCGAACCCACCGCCGCAGGTGTTAAGCTCCATTCCGCCGTTCACGACCAGGTTGGCTTGGCCCGTGTTCACGGCGTTGTTCTGCGCATAACACTCCACACAGACGATCTGGGCCATGGCCCGGCTGCCCATTTGAAATGCAAGGACCGCTAGAAGTGCTCTGTAGATCATTGTTGAACGTTCGTTCTGGAAGGCCGCAACTTACTTCATCGGCATGGGACGGCCGTCTTGACCGGACCATGACGGAGCCTTGACCGGCCAACGCTGCCTGAGGTTGCTTGGCCATTGAGCGCGGGCGAACGCAAGCCCCGACCGGTCAGCGGAATTGCAGGTCGTAAAGACGCTTATAGGCTCCGCCATAGGCCAAGAGCTCCTGGTGGCTGCCTTGTTCGATGATCCGGCCTTTGTCCAGCACGATGATGCGATCCGCGAACTGAACGGTGCTCAGGCGGTGGGCGATGACGATGCTGGTGCGCCCTTTGGTGATGCGCTCGGTTGCCTGGGTGATGAGCTGTTCGCTCAGGCTGTCCACACTGCTGGTGGCTTCGTCCAAGATGAGCACCACGGGTTTGTGCACATAGGCGCGGATGAAGGCGATCAATTGCCGTTGGCCCGTGCTGAGCACGCTGCCGCGCTCCCTCACGCTCGTATCGTAGCCTTCGGGCAGCTGCATGATGAAATCGTGCGCACCGACCGCCTTCGCGGCTTCCATGACCTCCTCGCGCGATATGCTGTCATCATGGAGCGTGATGTTGTTGTGCACCGTATCGCTGAAGAGGAAAACGTCCTGTGGCACCACGCTCATGCAACGACGAAGGCCGTCGAGCTTGTAGGTGAGTATGTCCCGGCCGTCCACCAACACCGCGCCGCGCTGGAACTCGTAAGCCCGGCTGAGCACGTTCACGATGCTGCTCTTTCCGCTGCCCGTAGCGCCGACCAGGGCCACCATCTCGCCCGCCTTCGCGCTGAAGGTGATGTCCTTCAACACCCAGCTCGGCTCCTGTTGACCATTGCTTCCGGGATGGTCCTCATAGGCGAACCACAAGCCCCTTACCTCCACATCGCCCCTCAAACCATCTGTTGAGAACGTCCCTTCGTCGGGAATGACGGCCTGCGTGTCCAGGACCTTGAACACGCGCTCACTGCCCACCATGCCCATTTGCAGGACGTTGAAGCGGTCGGCCAGTTGGCGGATAGGCCGGTAGAGCAGTTGGATGAACATGATGTAGGCTACTACATCGCCATAGGTGACATCGTCGGTGAGCATGCCCTTCACTCCCCACCAAACAAGCAAAGCGATGCTCAGCGCCGCAAGGATCTCCACCACCGGAAAGAACACGCTGTAGGCCCACACACTTCGGATGTTGGCATCGTTGTGCTCTTCGTTGATCGCTTCGAACTTCTTCATCTCTTCCTTCTCCTTGCCGAAGAGCTGCACGATGCTCATGCCTTGGATGTGCTCCTGCACGAATGCGTTCAGCCGAGCCACTTGTGTGCGCACGTCCTGGAAGCTCTTGCGGATGCTGTTCTTGAAGATGTTGGTGGCCCAGAGCAAGAGCGGAACGGGCAACAGGCTGAGCAGCGCCAGTTGCCAGTCGTAAACGAACATGACGAGGATGACCACGACCAGCTTCAGCAGATCGCCGAGGATCATAAGCAGGCCCTGGCTGAAGATGTCTTCGATGGTTTCCATGTCGCTCACCACGCGCGTCACCAGCGTACCGATGGGTGTGCGATCGAAATAGCGCAGACGGAACTGCACCACATGGCGGTATAGCTTGTCGCGCAGATCCAGCATTACCGATTGGCCGAGCCAGTTGGTGAGGAAGGCTTGGTACAACTGCATCACCGTTTCGAGGATGAGCAGTACGACCACGATGATGGTCACCCACCATAACAACTCGGCTGTTCCTTCTCCAACGGTATCCGCAATGGTGCGCGCCGTCCACGCCATGGCCCGTTTGCCCCAGCCATCATCCTCGGTGACGGTTATGATCTTCGCATAGTCGGTTGCCGCGATGTCGACCACCCAACCCAGCACGATGGGCCGCACCACGCCCACGATGCTAAGCAGGATGGTGAGCGCGAACGCCCACCAGAACGCACCGCGGTAGGGCCGCACGAACGACATCACGCGCCGGAAGAGGCCAAGGTCGAAGGCTTT
Protein-coding sequences here:
- a CDS encoding ABC transporter ATP-binding protein gives rise to the protein MSDSASGKAFDLGLFRRVMSFVRPYRGAFWWAFALTILLSIVGVVRPIVLGWVVDIAATDYAKIITVTEDDGWGKRAMAWTARTIADTVGEGTAELLWWVTIIVVVLLILETVMQLYQAFLTNWLGQSVMLDLRDKLYRHVVQFRLRYFDRTPIGTLVTRVVSDMETIEDIFSQGLLMILGDLLKLVVVILVMFVYDWQLALLSLLPVPLLLWATNIFKNSIRKSFQDVRTQVARLNAFVQEHIQGMSIVQLFGKEKEEMKKFEAINEEHNDANIRSVWAYSVFFPVVEILAALSIALLVWWGVKGMLTDDVTYGDVVAYIMFIQLLYRPIRQLADRFNVLQMGMVGSERVFKVLDTQAVIPDEGTFSTDGLRGDVEVRGLWFAYEDHPGSNGQQEPSWVLKDITFSAKAGEMVALVGATGSGKSSIVNVLSRAYEFQRGAVLVDGRDILTYKLDGLRRCMSVVPQDVFLFSDTVHNNITLHDDSISREEVMEAAKAVGAHDFIMQLPEGYDTSVRERGSVLSTGQRQLIAFIRAYVHKPVVLILDEATSSVDSLSEQLITQATERITKGRTSIVIAHRLSTVQFADRIIVLDKGRIIEQGSHQELLAYGGAYKRLYDLQFR
- a CDS encoding PKD domain-containing protein, with amino-acid sequence MIYRALLAVLAFQMGSRAMAQIVCVECYAQNNAVNTGQANLVVNGGMELNTCGGGFGNYICPNSFNYSCDITNWLCTGGDVNTYSQTVDNSFSTIVEGVTAAYLGNSFCEVCTPIVNDTSCVADSGCVVIGIPAGYPNNNSGGYGGTTGVSLEQTVNGLTVGSTYVLEFWAGGEDFGAFFLDGIFGLDIGFGNMFLRCNGTSPGEIGRRYVITFVAANTSHTIKFTNWGHMCSSCSELIVDDVQLFLATAPQAAFTMNVPPCGLSVSSNNTTLGGGPFSWDMGDGTVLTGTDVTYTYPAPGTYTVTLTAGAQGCGTSDTAQVVVTLVGGQSVLAGATAAPTSGCAPLNVQFTNTGTGTAWEWDFGDGSPLDLTNSPAHLYTAPGNYTVTLIAYDPGSCNGSDTTQLTVVVGGGTTIDANFLWQTGPDCTLPQVATINLSTGNPISFVWSMGDGTQYTDTNVVHTYAAPGVYFVELLAYDPSGCSAPDSVTILVNIPAPSVVVADFTMQVTPSCVGTIVSTTNLSTGQFVTSEWDMGDGVVYQMPFVPFHAYTTPGTYIVTLIASDPLACNLVDTMSMTVVVDSLLPPQADFTLISVPDCINPAVQTTNLSQGTNLIFEWDMGDGTLYNDTSVVHTYAAPGTYTVLLTVTDSLGCYPPDTMSITQVFLLPQPIVADFTLASFSDCSSNSVQTTNNSTGSNMVFDWEMGDGNAYLNVPDVVHAYASTGTYDVQLIVSDSLGCVPNDTMVVQVTFSPSPPLSAAFTALQVPDCNQSTVDCVNQSVGPAPSYQWDMGDGAVYATTDVTSHVYAAPGQYTITLIATDTLACPTADTTTFVVDILPVLPPDAQFVAQQIIDCGQAIVSATNTSTGTFLSFLWDMGDGTTYTDTSITHTYSTPGTYEVTLVAISDPGCFPNDTATFSLTLDPLTPVVAAFTADQVGNCDLLAVQTLNLSTGDSISFTWDMGDGTILTDTNVVHTYAAAGLYTIELTVIDLACGNDDVVSIPIVLVDTVLVTAVTSGAICPDSSTTVDATLAAGATYLWSNGSTDPIITVDQPGDYWVTVTYNNCVGSDTVEVIAAPPQDLGYSMVACPNSAIVLTIPFDGTAYLWSTGGDGQSEYLIHPGGYEDTTYYGFQVWDQYGCVHEDSVEVASLDSDARLFIPNAFTPDGDGINDVLAVTGYGEKDMELLIFDRWGEQIFSTTTMANTWNGQFNGLVKQDVYVYKLTYSGVCTNEETSVIGHVTLLR